AGAAAAGAAAAGGCCTAAAATTAATGAAAAGCAGATTCCTTTGAGTTTTGATTTGGTGTTCCTCCTTGTGGATTGACTCAGTCAGTCTTCAGTTGCGAGTCAAGCGCAACTTTTGGGTGAGCTTTCTTCCTTCCTTGTTTGtctttttgtaaataaaaatgaGATTAAGGGATCagtaattatgctgaaaaagggTTAATTTGTTTTACTGGTGGTGTTGAAAGATTGGGTTTTGGAATTTGCAGAATTGGTTGGTTCTATTACTATATTAATGCTTCTCTCCTCCTTGCAATGAATTCATATGTAGATGCTCTCACGATGATTGAAATTAAGAATTGAAACAAACAAGCAAGCATAATTACCAAAATTGTGTTAGGATAATAACAGAATGGTAATGATGCTATCTTTATTGACAGATTAGAGAGTTGCATTGCATCAGAATCATTCATCAGATAGagataaacaaaatcaaaatgaGCGGAGTGGGAGAGAAAGGGTCAACCACCACTAAAACCCCTGCTGATTTCCTCAAGTCCATTCGAGGACGACCTGTTGTGGTTAAACTCAATTCTGGAGTCGACTATAGAGGTTAGTGAGTCAGTAATATGTATGTTAGATATGAAAAATTGTCTTTATGTATGTGTATGTCATTCTATTCTAACTGCAACAACTGCAGGTATTCTAGCTTGTCTGGGTATATGAATATTGCAATGGAACAGACGGAGTATGTCAATGGGCAGTTGAAGAACAAGTATGGCGATGCCTTTATTCGTGGAAATAATGGTAAGTGATGACCCCTTTATTAAACCACATTCTTACCTTTATTCTTTAACTCTTGTTTTTGGAATTCTGTCTTTGTCTCTCACTCTCATGACATGCAGTACTCTACATCAGTACATCGAAAAGGACATTGGCAGATGGGGCTTAGTTTAGTGGTGCCATGTTTTCTTTTTGGATTTTGGATAAGAAAGAAAGACACAACTTGAATTTCCTTTTCAAAACTTTTGTTCTTAAAAGCTTCTTTTGTTATGAAACTTTGTTCTGCCATTACTCTTTATATTTACATACCTACGTTTTATTCTCTATCCTACTGTTGATGAATGATTATCACATTCAATCCCTTTCTAGAGGTTGATTGTTTGGCATTGATCAAATTAATGCATGTATAACAGAaacgaatttaaaaaaaaaaaccaatcaaAGTATTGTAAGTTTGTTACCAAATTTCGAATTAAGAACCAGGAGCTGAATTGTGATATGTCATTTTTAGTTTTCCttgtcaaatgattcaatctccTCCACTGAAGCCCAATGTCACATTTCTTTCTATGTTTAAGATATTTACATAAAGTGGCTACCTACCCTTTGCAGaggataaatatatatatatgtatataatgaaGGCCATAATTTTAGcctcatgtttttatgaacaagAGATGTGCGAAGGCCATAACTCTCATGAGAAACCGGAGCGCTGACCAGGGAAGGCTCCCCTTGCATTCTTTGCCGCTATTACTTTGCTTACCAACACTTTCCACTTGGCTTCGTCCTTCTTGCACTGATGCAGAACTTTCTCCTTGAAATGCCTAAAAAACCAAGACCATATTATAGAAGATATCAAAACTCAAAAGCACATGGCCAAGCATATTCAGTAGTGAAGCCTTACCTGCAAAGCGGGACTTTGCATGTATCAGGGTCGTTACACAAACGAGAATGCAGCTCAAGAAGCTGCCACATGCGCTTGCAGTGTACACAGCCCCCTGGAACACGAGTTTTGCAACTGGAGAAATGGCGGACTAAGGTTTCAAGCCCTTTACATGCCGGGAAGCCACAGGCAACTTGACTCCCTTTAAGCACTTTGTCACGTGGGCCTATTGTTCTGCAACCATCCCTGCATATGTGAAGTATGGCTTCCATTGCCTCATTCAGTTGTAAGTATACTTTCTTCTCTTCCATTCTCTTTAACCTCTCTTCCTTTGTCTGAAATAGAACAAAGTAAAGCATAagcccaaataaaaaaaaaatatatatatatatatatagccaaGGAAAGTATTGGAAGCAGAAGAAGAAGTGGCTTACAGTATCTGCCTCTACTACGGCTTCTAGTAACTCCTGTTCAAGAGCAGGATTAACCCTCTTCATTACTTTCCAACCTTGGGTTGAAGATATGGCCTTGAAATCTTTGACAATCCTACGCACACAAACCAAGGAGAGGCGTGGTGCATCGCAGTTCCTTGCTAACTGAAGCACATCTACCACGCTCTCGTTGGTCAGCCAACCCTGCTCAATGAAGTGTATACAAGTCCTTTTCAATGATGGAACCGAGTAGGAGTGCGATAGGAGCAAGAGGTGGAGAACGAACTTGTTCATTTCCTCCTTTTCAAAGCTGCACAACAAAGAGGCATGTATTACTAGTATCATTAATTAGGTggttggattggattggattggatagTATTACAGATAGAGATATGTGATTAACAATGTGAAGATTAAGATACATACATACCAGGATGAGTAAAGAAAACGTATAAACATATGGAGGGAATTGTAGGGCACCCCAGGAATGTTAATGTATCGCATACCATTCTTAACTCTCGCTTGCTGCAATAAATTCGCCATCACTGGTGATGCAGCACCCTGCAAAACCCATACAACAATTTTGAATAATATGTATAATATGGATGATGAAATTAATTAACTGAAGTGGGTGAAGGGTCACCCTCACCAGTACACTGGAATGAGCTAGAACATAGGATGAGGAGGAGCCTTCGTGGTCGTGGGTACTAATAACATAGACATCCGCACCCTGTCCTTCCTTGAAGAGTTTGTCCCATGTCTCCAATGTTTCTTTTGGGACAGAGCAACAGGAGTAGTTGTTGTTGACATGAGTGGTGGTTATGGAGGTTTTgttaggaggaggaggaggaggaggaggaatcaGAGGTGGTGGGTGGGGAATGGTATAATTATATGAGGTGGTGGGTGTGGAACTGGAAGTTAATGGTAGACTATGATGTGATTCGTCTAAACGAATATCCAAGTCTATGGAATACCCAGTGGATGTGGATGAGGATGAAGGAGAAAGGGGTGGTATTGGCCAGGAGGAGGCTGAGTAAATATCAGGCGAAGCCATTACTACATAACAAATAAACAAGCTTAACAATCAGGTAGACAGATACACGTATTAGaagtgagaagaagaagaagaagaagattatataaataaattattattattattatttatgtagataagataagaagaaggaaaaggaatgttaaggaaagaaaaaaaaatagatggaATAGGAAAGGAATCAAAAAGAGAAAATCCCACAAATTGGTATGGGCTTGTTTGGATGGCACATCAAGCAGCAGGTTTCTTCCATGCCTCGTCCTCCTCTTGCTCTTTAACTTTAACTGGGATCATACGCCATTTCATATATTATATATTGGCATGGAGAAGGAACACCAATTACCAAAGTCAGACACTTTTTTTATCAGACAGAAGAGAAGGAAGCAatcaaattgaaaagagaagaaataATATAAGATAGGGAAAccccaaaaagaaaaaagaaggaagagagagacGTGTGTGTGGCTAAAGGCAGttacttatttaaaaaaaaacttgtcAAATTAGTATTTAAGTCAGCAACTACTGAACACATCACAACACAACATAAGAGCTGTTCACTCTTTCTTCTTCACCCACCGCCCTTTTTACTTATTACCCAACTAGCCACCTTCCTACTATTAAAGTAAACCAACTCAACCCAACTCTTCaccattgttattattattattattgcaacatttatttattacatttaatattcaTGTGAGATTCATTCATTCATGGTACACAACACACTACACCGTAATAATCTTactgaaattattattaaaatagagGATAATATGAGGAAATAAATAAAATCTCATAAAGAAGGCCAAACTAAAGGTTGGTGGGACCATGACTCCTACAATGTACCCAATGGGAGATGGACACGTGGAGACAAAGTGCGGGGGCGGCTGACACAAAGCCAAGGAAAAGGACGGACGGTGATGAATGAAACAAGAAGTAGATGTGATGTCTTGTGGGCCCACCTGCTCACCGTCCATTTCTTCATAAAAGCTTTTCCATTTggatttttctttccttttttcctTGGACTATAATTCATTTCATATAGGCTTTTCGTTTTGGATTACTACAACTTTTTTGGGTGGGGGAAGATTACATTACTATTTATACGAAAAAATTACaacttttatgtgtttttttaacAAGTTTACAAAAATTTGGCTTTTTTCAAAAGAActtattttattacttttttttaattttaattttatggatttagtttttatgttataattttactcttaattaagtttatttaaattaagagattattttagtcatttaagtattttttatttaattattttcatgttagTTTCATTACAATATTGGCTTAGTATTTTAAAAAAGGAACTTaatctattttattattttttatattgtttaatgtttatttttcataatttaatgtTACAATTTAAAATCACTAATATATTTTCACTttaatatttttagtttttatctcTTCAACTCCTCTTCTCATCGACGTCTTATTTATTATCCCTATTTGTcaaaaaaatttggaaaaaacttCTTATTAAGTTGTCTCCCCTTCAActcaaaatatattattatttgtaattttttattattgtacttattttttttactatacataaaaaaaatcaaaccaaatTTTTTGTTCTAACTTTTTTTTTACGTTTTTTTAAAGATCATGATTATTTTGTTCTTTGTTTGGGTTACGTAACTAATAATAATCACGTtttcatatataattttttttttcaaatttagatGTTTCCATTAGGGTAACCATGTACTCATTCATTTtttcaaatcattttttttttcttttcaaatttgaatgtttACATTAGGGTAACTAGTCACCCATTCatgtttttaatatatattttcttatttcCAAATTTGGATATTCCTATCAGGGTTACTGGTTAtccattcaagttttcatatctaattttttttctttccaaatttggatgttcccactaagttaactggttacccattcacattttcatcatatttttttttcttcatatttaaATGTTTCCATcagagtaactggttacccattcacattttcatatcagtttttttttctttccgaaTTTGGATGTTTCTATCACGGTTAATAGTTACacattcaagttttcatatatttttttccaGATTTGGATGTTGCCACTAGGATAACTGGTTACTtattcacattttcatataattttttttctagatttgaatgttcccgtCAAGGTATTTGGTTattcattcacgttttcatatttttattagttttctttccaaatttgggTGTTCTTATAAGGGTTATACTAAAAGAAAATGcagaaaaaattaatttgaatttttttatatatagtggaaaaaattataaaaaaaaattacaataatgaattataataaataaaaaaatattaaaataattatgtaatgttaaattatatgtgtgaaaaaaagaaaaaaaaatataatgagaaaagaataagtacaaaaaatgaaaaaaaaaaaagaaggaaaaaaactgAGGAatgaaatgatgaaggaaaaaaaaaaacagatgaatgaataaaatgaaaagaaaaataatggaaaaaaaagatgaatgaaaaaattggtagaaaaaaaaaaaaaaaaaaaaggaaaaaaacataagaagaaaaagagagaaaaaaactgaaaaaatatgcacaaaaagaaaaacaaataaataaaaatgagaagaagaagaagaagaagaagaatggaaagaaaaaaaaaagataaaggaaaaaattggtggaaaaaaagaaaatggaaaaaatgaaagaaaaaataagtaaaggaaaaaagaaagaaaaaaactgaaaaaatatttaaaaaataaaggaaaaaataaaaaaaatgacctaaaaaaaacataactatcATAAAAAATgtggcataattatatattttttaaaatttatgggaaataaaatttgataattatgACTTTCAAATCAAAAAGCCATAAAAAAAGTAGAAAAattaaatatctatatttttgtaaaacatccttaaaaatcccataaatatgaaaaaaaatcccTATTTATATTTCTTTCCTTCTATAATGTTCTTCACAACTCATGGTTTTATGATCTCATACTTATACACAAGGACAAAATAGCTCTTCCTATATATTAAACCTTTGGTACAATATTGCATCATTTTAACCATATTTCAATACATATACTATTTTGGATTTCTATATGTTTACTTAATTTATGATATACtctttatttagaaaatatatatttttagacttTTGTTTtatcaaataattaaaaatagttCATAAATTtcatttttgtcaaaaaaaaaaaaattacccaaaATTTTATTTATGGGGTTATTGACTTAAAAAATGCTTGAATTCACGAAAGACATTAATCtatctatatttatatttaaatatattttaactaAATTTAGGTTCTAAAAATCATTATTGACCAATGGACAAAATTtaggattaattttttttttaaataaaaaaattatgttaaaatacaagcaCCAAAAAAATATTAATCCTTGGACTTCATGGTATTATGATCTCATATTTATACTTTACTATTTATgtctatatctcttctatataataagtgtgtagataaatgaaattcttgattttaaaatgaaatattattatatttaacagtagtttgtaaatatttaaacttaaataaaataaaataaataattaaaaaaattaaaatatgatatttttttagatattttacaatgataattttttaaaaataataaataattaaacaaattaaaatatgatatttttttagatattttacaatgataattatttaaaaataataaataattaaacaaattaaaatatgatatttttgagatattttacaatgataattatttaaaaataataaaattattttataactttgttacacccagatttcgagaccagagactgtgacctcgaaaactggactcgtcaagtgtgagctcgagatatctaaaacgcatgttcgtggtccagatgTTAAACCCTCaaatcaagatggcaacctcgaagacatttAACCTCGAAAGACATAGCATTGGGATATATTTGTTGTCGGGTGTCtccggatcaagtagcccgagctttaAGAGTACAAGCTCGAAATGTAACAGCCTCGATGGTATCTACCTGAGCTGGTCTTGGAGTAAGGCGGCTAGTTCGTAACTTATCTATAAACCTTGACCGACATGATGCTGGTTGTTGACCTCGAAAGATTtaatgagtcatctgatgtaacgcgttcCGAACGTTTaaggatatttattgttgtaacatcccaacattaaagggataatAACAATTCTGTTATTCGCCctctggtcttcaggggacgtttccttgtatataggagttaccatatttaatatcattattttaattaataagcagaagtatcttcccgaaatatgtgggaatgaactctgaaaactctctataaatagagagttcatgaacatttgtaaaggacagatcttttgatatcttgagagaaattttggagaattcatccctgaaggatttccagaaaactcaaagtcttaataaactagactcgtggactaggtagagttaactgttgaactacgtaaaattcttgttgttctaccatcTTATTTATCTGtgccatagttcctattgtttaattgctatacattttaagttgacgaaaaacggtgtcaacaaacttaaataaaatttaattaaacttaaactcactttttagaataatatcatattaaatatataatataatctattgtcaattagtaacaaattgatttaaaaaaaaactagcaagaaacttaaatttaaaatacatgtataatatttaatattacattaaacatataatatattgttgacccttgatttggccaacgacacggagtcaaatgtacgacaaaagataaaataaCAATTCAGACTTtaatccaatggaaaagaagaaaacaccaaggatttatagtggttcggccccaaagaatggtaatgacctacgtccacttagtgctattattgatattgaatctcaaagccgtgatcaaagaactcgggttcttgagtttcacaaaccttggaagaaatacaatgaaacgatggataattgcactatagctctctttctctctctatcttcgcaaaaagattcagggatcaaaagtcccttccttgagctatttcatgtatatttataggctcaaggagggttacatgggccaacgggccatatctttccttaataaccgcgtattaaggtaataatgaggaaatattcaatgcaatcattataagattacaatcttagaaggaaacaaatcaaattatacgaccagcctggtcgtatctaaaagttaagccatgacgaagcgatgtgcctctggtcgatagtcaaacaacacttctgccacgtgtcaaccacgtgtgagaaatccctgccacatcatcagcagtcATTTttcgggtaaacatttgccccccaagtttatttattgcgaccagcaataagtaaacttaggaaactgacccttcgaataccccatgaaatctgtcagagtcgtctgtgctttcttgaaaaaagtaatcaatcatgtccaatcaagtcttttcggtttcccaataacttgtctgatggctattacacttccctatgctttgaaaaaggtaattcatgattacttcttctaccgtgtcgcagtcactataagtaataccccaaatccacatttttactttttacttttcactttccATCTCCTCTCCAAGAACTTCGAAGAACTTCCGTCTTCAGAGCCCAGAAATTCCCAGGAACTCACATTCGGACGCTCGAAAGCTTTTGTGTTCAGACTTCGTTCCTCATCTAAGTAAGTTTCATGAACTTCTTAGACGTTTGAGTTGCCATGCCAAACTGTTTCATACTTATTTTTATCTCTGAACCTTTGCATGTTCTTGGCTGAAACTGTTATGGGGATTGTGTGTATATCAATAGAcgtttgatagggtagtgaagtaagtttcgtaggagttaggaaccattttggtagtcgagattgtagatttaatggcgtaaaatcgaagtaaaaatttgaattttaggctagttgaaaaactgggtttttcccgccccttaggagtcgaaaaagcttttttcccaaaaaactttttacttctgcttttcaatctatttttcaaactgctcgtata
This genomic interval from Humulus lupulus chromosome 8, drHumLupu1.1, whole genome shotgun sequence contains the following:
- the LOC133796576 gene encoding BTB/POZ and TAZ domain-containing protein 3, whose protein sequence is MEETCCLMCHPNKPIPILMASPDIYSASSWPIPPLSPSSSSTSTGYSIDLDIRLDESHHSLPLTSSSTPTTSYNYTIPHPPPLIPPPPPPPPNKTSITTTHVNNNYSCCSVPKETLETWDKLFKEGQGADVYVISTHDHEGSSSSYVLAHSSVLGAASPVMANLLQQARVKNGMRYINIPGVPYNSLHMFIRFLYSSCFEKEEMNKFVLHLLLLSHSYSVPSLKRTCIHFIEQGWLTNESVVDVLQLARNCDAPRLSLVCVRRIVKDFKAISSTQGWKVMKRVNPALEQELLEAVVEADTTKEERLKRMEEKKVYLQLNEAMEAILHICRDGCRTIGPRDKVLKGSQVACGFPACKGLETLVRHFSSCKTRVPGGCVHCKRMWQLLELHSRLCNDPDTCKVPLCRHFKEKVLHQCKKDEAKWKVLVSKVIAAKNARGAFPGQRSGFS